The Ostrea edulis chromosome 1, xbOstEdul1.1, whole genome shotgun sequence genomic sequence TTATCTTCCCATGATAAACCAGGTTATTTTAAGTATATAGAATGTCACCTTGTATAAGGGCCATAATTTGACTCGATCATTTTCTCTTGTTGTAAGTATATTGGTATTTACTCGACTGTGCATGCTCGAGTACAATTTCCTTTTCCGGTTAGCCAAAAGCTGCGAAGTGTCCGAAATTTAACCAAAATACCCCTCACCAACCCATTTCCCTTCAATTTTATAGTTTTATTTCACTTTACTTAGTCTCGTCCAAATTGAGAACTTATGTAAAGATGAGCTATGTTTGAAGCAGTTTTCTgctgtgtttattttttcaatatctacTTTCGTAGTCATGGCCACTTTACATCAACAAGGAATGAAGTCTGCAAAGGGGTTATGCGTCAGTGATCTTTTTAAAGAATGATCATGTGACTGAAAATATTGAAGTCAAGAACTATCGATGGCAGAATTTTGCATAGAACCCATCTCCATCGGACACTGTTATTTTCCAGGTCCCTTGGGTCAAGATGGTACTTCTAATACTTGGACCTGTTGGTGCACATGCTGCCATTTCGATTTGAAGATCCGCGCATATTTTGTGATTTGATATTGAATAAATAGCCATGACAAGCACGCCAAACAATTATATGTTAGTTCAACCTTATCATAGGttctaggtcaaggtcactagggTCATGGgtaaaaattctcaaactatctgttaaagcaatacaagctgtaactgaagGCAAATAAAtcgaaaaataaaagaacaaatatatttaacatatttgtgattgaatacatataacttaatagaatcagagtgaatctgaagaaATAGATTCGTCAAATCAgtagaaaatgtcgattcatgaattaTTGTCATCCCGTCAGTAATTCCTGTTCGTTATccccgatgtgcattgacctagaaggtcaccagttcggaaaaaagcgaaagagaggcactgagcacgtgtcagattagtaaacaatttaacatgctAATTCTATAGAAAATTCACTTACAAAATTTTACTTCAGTAGCACATTTGCGTTATCGTTAATTTCTTACGCTTCCagtcattcatgaaacaatgtaataatttaaaacaaacaacacGTGTAGTTAGTCACCCCCAGTTTCCGTCTCTGTATCTAGAACCTCGACCTCAGCAACCAGCGATTAATATTCGGCAATCCTCGTTCCCATGGCCTTGTATACGACGCAATGGTGGTTGAATACGAAACACccattgtaggtatgctctcaaacaatatttccCTTGTTTATTTCGCTGaaattttcttcagatcttgggaattatattagttataccaatatatgttatatttagtgcataattggatagttgaaaaaatactgtcagttacagcttgtattgcttcaAACCTTTTTTAAGAAAGGGTGACCTAGGCAATATTTCCTAACATTTAAGTTAGGGCTTTCATTTATAATTTGCACAAATATTTCTGAGGACAAAAACTTTCATTTGCTACCATGATCTTTGACaatgtgatcttgaccttggaatttgtcccaaatttcaaaacatatcGTTGGAAGAGTGGGTGATGTGACTCTGATGTTTCATACGAACATTCCTGGGTACAATAcctcttttggtaccaaagctttTGACCTTATGTATTGTTTCTTACTTGCCATCATGAgcatagtgtttcacaaacacatcttgttatctCTCTTAAAACTACCCAACTGAACTACCACTGaaatcagatcctatgatcTGCTACACTAGCGATCTACGTCAGTACATGTACGTAAGtggatcataggatctgattttaatcagattgaaagCTACCTCGAGTACTTTAAACCAAATTAAGAGTATTCAGTGAGTGGGTAACTCGACATGTCGAACTTGCCTTGGTAGGTGTAACAAATATCTATAATCTATCATATCAATAATCCTGCATCATAACATATTTCTTAACTTTCATCATTCCATACAAATCTAAGCAAacctatttcatcaaaatcaaaaataaccaaagatgattttcttatttttgaaTTGGAGAAGAAAGGTTATGATGATGCATCGCCTCACGATGCACTCCTCCGGTATTTACATTCTTTGTTCTCATGTAATCCACAGCAGTAAAGAGAAAAAGTTCCTTCTCTTATATCAAAACTTTTATTATTCCAATCAAATTTAGTTTGCTGAAACACTTTAGAAAATTTCTTACTTTAAATTTCACGTCATTTTTGTTCTGAGAAAATTCATTAATGTAGAATAATTTGCAATCTGATAGAACCGTTAATTTAGCTTAGAGATACCCGTCAGTAAATAGCAGATGAACATAgcctacatttttaaaaagtcaactTGCGTGTTAACTCGATAAGACTAAGTCAACTTGCGTGTTCAATCAATATGACTTATTTAAGTCAACTTGCGTGTTCAATCGATATGACATGTgacaaattgaaatttaaaagaaatgtattcaatcacaaatatgttaatttcactgcaatattacatttattagtAATAAGTGTTTCATTTTGACTTGAATTGGTTTAGGTGATATTCGTATGCCTAGGAAAAGGTAGACTAGGAATGACAAAGTTTTTAATGTGATTTGCAGGATAAAAGCTCTAATTTGCcgtgtttgtttttcaaaattgggaATAATAAAACCATATTTGTACTATAATCAACAATTTTCGGTTACCTAGATAAAATGAGTGGGGcgatattcacaaacaaaggaaCAAAATACAGAACAAAGCTATGGTGCTAAGTATTAGATAAATAGCTAAGTACTAGACAATTAATACCCGACAGAAACGCACACTATCGACATAACTTTAGAGTTGTAAAaacaatataataataaaaaaagaaaagatacAGGCTCAGTTACCAGCTACGTTACCAATGGTTACGCGAGTACAATgtatcaaaacctttaaaattaAGTTTTGTTATCCATGTCTCAAATATGATATACTGCGTTGCTATTGATTAAATATCTGTAACATCGTAATTTTcctattttaattttgatatattcaaaTGCTTAGTGCAAATAATTCTCGTCATACGCTGGATTTAAAACTCATATGGTTTCTCTTCAATGAAATTTCCAATTACGGTGACTGCTTCTTCGGATTAACTTTGATCCACTCTTCTTATGTataaagaaagaagaaaaaccaTATAGTACATCATAGGGGATATAGTACCATATAGGGGCCTAGTACCATGATTGAAATTaatccatctctctctctctctctctctctctctctctctctctctctctgcatgtCTCCAACTGTTCTTTTAGTCTGACATTCATgattaaaatttatgaaattttgtacaaaatatggACGAATTAtacaatttaaaattcaattatagATTTCTCCCGCCCCCCCTCAAATAATGAAAAACgacaattttaaatatttctagGATTTGACTATGTGCGATTAAATCACTAGAGACAGTTTTCCCTAGAACAACGCCTTATCTGGAATATGTGAAGATTATGTGCTTGATCATGCAGTAGATAAAATATGGGTGGCAAGGACAAAGGGAGTCCTACCTCTCCCGAGAGGGGGCCTACGGGGGGGGTAGCGTGTCCAACATCGTCGCTTCTTCCCCTCCTCACCACTTATAGACCTCCTTCTTACACCATTCTCTTTTCTCCCTCTCTCACCTCTCAGTCCCCTCCCCTTCTTTCCCTCCCGCTTCTTAATTCATTAAATACTTGTACCTCTTCGCCCCCTTTATGGCCCCACACATGATAGTTTAAAAGCACCCTTTATGACTCGGTTACATGGACTATTTATGTATATCCTGTGCATATTAATTGATATTTGTAAGTGTGTCTTgaactttttctttctttctttctttggaCTCGCACAAACGGTTTTGTTTACATCACGATTGTAGATAGGGAGCGAGGTTTACAATCACGATCTATTCATAACATTCACACATGACAGGACTGCGTGCGCACACCCGTTGCTATAATGGGTTCAGCGCTTCTTATTAATATTCATGATTTTACCTTATAAGGATATGACAATCGaaaatttgaccaatcagattatgCCATCAAACGTAAACACAGTTGCGTCGTTTATTTTCAGTCGTCAGCTGAGAGGGGAAAATTGAGGATTAGAACAACAAACTATTCACTGAAAATTACCTATTTGTGAGATCTGTTTTGATTGACCCTGTTCAAAATCATCGAAAGTCTGCAGATACGTGAGTATGAACATCGATATTTACCGCTGCATTGAGATTTTTATGTTGTAAGTTTGACAGCTGCATCGATTTGACCTTCATAATGGCTGCCAGTTTGTTGCCTACATACGCTAGTACAAAATTGCTGCATACTAGAAGCAAGCAGACATATTCTTGAATCAGTTGTATAGCAAATATGATTGAGCGTTTGATGCTTTCTAATATTACATTCGTTTCTTTTGTTTAATTGTATTTTGTGCAGAACTTGAACTACTCTTTGTTTAGACTCGGGCGGATCTTCGATTATTCGTGTTAAAtcttgattgattgaaatttCCGAACCTGGTCCAGTGTAATTAAACAAAGAAGCCCCCTGTCTCAGAGTCGAAGGGTTTTAATTGAGATTGTAGCTATTCCATTTAGGAAATAAAATAATTGGACATAGTCCGGTGatttatttggattttatgCAAGCTCAGCAACGCGCGATTATACAATATATTGATTATCGGAATATTCCTTCCTCTTAGAGTGTCAATAGTGTGTAGTTAAGTTCACGGAAAATATGTAAACGTGCCGAACAATTATTATAGACCTATATATCATGACATTATTAGGCCCGCTATTTAAACCAAAAAGCTGATGCAGCGTTTATGTGTATTTATAGAATGTGCGTACATACGTAATTTCTGTTATTTATGCGTACAATGGTCACCCAACCAGAAGGATATCGGAGCTTACTctttaacaattttaaataaCAACTTAACTTCATCTTCGGGGCTATTTTCCCCAATGCAGTCTATAGTTAGAACAATGACGGGGATAGGTAAAACATGTATAAAAGGCCAAGTTGGCAAAGAAACATTTGACCAGTGGTGGCCTGgataaattgttattttttttgttttaaatgtatattgtgtacGATTACTCGTGAATGTGAAATAATTTAATGTGTCATTGCATCACAACTTGCAAGTGATTTTTAAATAAACACAAGCCGCCGCGCCATGGGTATTTAAAAATGTAGCTCACAGCATGACAGCTAGGGACTGTGATAGGATTTAGGGGAAACCATAGGGCCTTTTTCACAACTGATAGCCCaggtagatatatatatatatatatatatatatatatatatatatatatatatatatattctgttaTCTGTAAAAAGTCAAACAATAGATTTGTAATTTCTTTGTCACATTCAATTGTGTGGCATATTGACTGCATGCATGATTACATATAATATGGATAGATTATGGTAATTTCTTTGAGATATATAAGTGTGGagacttacatgtataaaatgttcAGATGTTTGTGGAAAACTTCAATGAGTTTGTTATAAAGTGACTAATGTGAGTGTACATAGATATGACCACTCATGCATGCTGCTTATAAAGTAGAATATATGGTTGAGTGATCTCTAGCCTGTATGACATCATGCTTGTGAAATACAACCGAGTTCACTAACAGTTGCATCATACAGTGTTAATGAAAAGTCACTAGTATTGTGACATCTTTGTTCAGTGTAATTGGAGTTTATTGCATCGGTTTCATTCCTAAGTATATGTGTGTGAATGTCATTTCATTAAGTATTGTACTTGGTCATCAGTAGCCTCGATCAGAATATATGTTTATAGTGATTTCAGCTGTACTGGTTTATACCTTTGTCTTTCTGATGTTTTACAGGATATTGGAAACACCTTGCATTAACACCATTGTCCAAAATAAGCACAAGAGCAGTCGCCACTATCATCCGAAGCCGTTAGATCCACTCCCCAGTGTGCCAATATGTTCAGCAGTGTGGCTAATTACCTGTTTGGATCCTCTCTGCCAGAAGAGGAGTCTGCTCAGGAAATGGAGCTGGAAACGTCATCTGCCAAAGATGAAGACTGGCTGCTTGTCAATGTACAAGGTACATGCTCACCAAGTttgaaatgatacatgtacctgttcACAGTTTTGCATGCGAGTATTAATTACCTCCCTTCCACCATCTCTTGTGTTCTTCACACTGCGAAGGTTCACATGCTTTTGCAAATTTTTTAACTGTCTTGTTTCCAGCATGAATTTGTCAGTTAGATTATAAGTGTACAAACATTATCACTAGGGATTAGTGTCTGtggctttttttttaaaggttaattttatgtgttttttttttattttagtgaatttttattttcagaaataagTGTTAATGTAAACtaagaaataaaacttgaaGCTAATGTATAGTTAATTTCATGTGCTTTTGTTTGCATATATTGTAGGTATAGTAGTAACTCCAATCCAGTCCTGGTCCATAATCAGGGAAGGGGTGGGAGGGGGTGGTGTTGGAGGGAATACTGTTGGCTTAAATTTGAGAAGTGTTAAGTATAATcatcaaagaaaacaaaatagatttaaggaggaataacaaaCCAGAGAACTCTGATATGGATAGAAAGTGGAGGATttatatacaataatattttgaaattgaaaagtttcaaatttaccaTATTTATTTAGTTAATAATGCAATTTTGATTGAaagtaatttgaaataaaaagaaaaacccaAGTTACACTCAAACACACAaactacagatcagcagtcgacacaaCCCACTGAGCGACCCAGCTAGGTGATTCCATTATAATCTTATTgctaatttattatatttttgaagtatttttcTCCTAAATACCCATTTttgctaatacatgtagtatactattTGTAACATTTTTCATCCTTTTCACTTTGTTTCTTATATTTATGGATACTTATCCTCGATAGATATTTTCATCCCCTCTCTGGAAAATCCAAGATACTTACATTTCCTCTTTGGGAAATCTGAGATATTTACATTCCCTATTTTGGAAACTAAGATATTTTCATCCCCTTTCTGGGAAATCCAAGATATTTACACCCCCTCTCTGGGAaatctaaaatatttacatcCCCTCTGAGAAATCCAAGATATTTACATCCCCTATCttggaaattcaaaatatttatattccataTCTGGGAAATCCAAGATATTATTTCATCCCCTCTTTGGGAAATCCAAAATATATTCTTCTCTCTCTAGGACATCCAAGATTTATTTTTATCCTCTCTCTAGGACATccaagatatatttctatcccCTCTCTGGACAATCTGAGATATTAAATCCCCTCAGAGAAATCAAGAGATGACCCCACCCCCTCCTTTAAATGATTGTGGTTGTAGGCTTTCTCTATGATACATGCATATCATACAGTATGCATGTGCCTCTAACTATTGGTATTTGGTGTGCTCACATTATAAGCTCTTTGCAAATCCCTTTTAAACTGTGCTGTATATTCTAGAATTTCATAGTTCAATTCCCACAAACATTAATGTTCCAGCACTGTTTGAAAATTACTAACCTCCAATGAATATCTTGTTAATGAATTGTATATATGTGGATATTTGTCATAGGCATGATTGTACACTAATACTGGTGTTGGTCTTTATATTGTACACTAACCTCCAAAAATAAGTGCACTGCTCTTCATTTTAAATTATCATTGTTTAAAGTAAGTGAAATAGAAGTAACTTTGGAATAATTGGTTAAGGAATTCATTGAAGTGACCTAGATAAAACTGCAGAGTAGAATTTCTCCTTGCAGATAAAACTACGTGTGTCACTGTGCCATCAGTATGTCGTGTGTCTGGGCATTCTCCCTATAGTAGTGACAGCGACACAGGTTTGGGCCATGGCACACCCAGCACGTCTGGTGCCTCCACGCCTAATTCCAGGTTTTTTGTGCGCATGCATGAAAGTTGGATTTTAACCCCCCCTCCTTGTTTTACTCTAGGCGGCCCATCTTCACAAGTTGCAATGACGGAGATGGAGAACCTCCTGATAGAACACCCTAGTATGTCCGTATACAACAGTCACTGTTCTCGGGGAAGTTCGGGGGAGGACAGTAATCTCTCTGAGTCTTCCAATGAAAATCTCCCCAATGTTGTGGCCAAACGTGGCCTCCGTCCAAGAAACAGTAAAGGACAAGTTGTCCGCCAGCCCCCACGACGACCCAGTGCAGTCGCAGCTCGCTGCGGAATCCTTGCTCAAGTTGAGTCCATGAAATCTGCTCAGCATGCCAAACACTACAAAGAAACTCGCAACCTCTCAAAAAGCAGCTTGAACAGACACAACAAAAGCATATATCGCCAGGGTAAGAAATTCAGCCAGAAAACCCGCGTGCAGACCCCTGCAGCACGCAACTTCAACTCCAGACAGATGAAGCACTGAAAGTGATTCTTGGATAGTCCCTAACAAATTTGTCTGAATTAATGAATAGTTACAAGTTTATGTCCTTTTCCATTGTATTTAAATTTAGGTGAGTTGGGAAAACTTTTAAGTGGTTTAAGTAAATTTTCATACATCATTTTTCTGCACACTGTCCTTGTGTCAAAGACAAGCATTAATTTGTATTGCCTGTTGTTTTGTATGTAGAGTGTAGtcatttaagaaaaattatTCCACTGTCATATGGAACTAAAAAAAGAATGTGTATACTtagatatgtataaatttaaaCGTTGTGAAAGAAGAAGCTAACTTTCTTgaggtatatgtatattaagaatacatgtaaaatactatCATGACCCAGCTAAAAATCTGAGAGTTGAAAACATATATATGGATTTTATATATCAAATAGTTTCGTCTAATATACTGTAAATGCAAAATCTGTTTTGGTGCATTATTATTAACATAAACCCTCTGTTACCAAACCAAGAAAATCCAATTATtgtagattttttcaaaatatttatccaCCGAATCGTAGCTTGCTTTTAtaacaaatgaataaaaaaaatttttctgccttatatatcattagttgtatttgtcatgtttgttgaaatttttttaaagaaactttACCGCCTGTTGCAACTCTtaagatattgtaaatatgaAACATCAGCATTTCATGTGCAATAATAaggttatatatgtatatttatatatatattgtatctcAGTTAAAGGAATTCTGAGTGGATACTGGTTATTTTAGCTGTTACTTGTTGCATATTaacatgttgattttttaagaTCTCAGCTTGCACAGCCATCAAGGGGTCCTT encodes the following:
- the LOC125671645 gene encoding tumor protein p53-inducible nuclear protein 1-like is translated as MFSSVANYLFGSSLPEEESAQEMELETSSAKDEDWLLVNVQDKTTCVTVPSVCRVSGHSPYSSDSDTGLGHGTPSTSGASTPNSRFFVRMHESWILTPPPCFTLGGPSSQVAMTEMENLLIEHPSMSVYNSHCSRGSSGEDSNLSESSNENLPNVVAKRGLRPRNSKGQVVRQPPRRPSAVAARCGILAQVESMKSAQHAKHYKETRNLSKSSLNRHNKSIYRQGKKFSQKTRVQTPAARNFNSRQMKH